One part of the Oncorhynchus clarkii lewisi isolate Uvic-CL-2024 chromosome 7, UVic_Ocla_1.0, whole genome shotgun sequence genome encodes these proteins:
- the LOC139412640 gene encoding dnaJ homolog subfamily B member 5, translated as MPHLSSGMLLLGSLWCVVFLWPCDSEATTRDYYEVLGVPQSATDRQVKKTFHKLAMTYHPDRNKSPNAEKIFREIAEAYEVLSNEEKRMRYDQMGHEAFQTEGEDGGKEDWAGDGGGQGSFYFNLEELFQGLNMDEDPFLEDVGDSWSFQLGGEDEYQAFLGSSLFDLSGDPSSQMGLGDHEEGFGEQEGQQFCWKKTHTDSSVEEVCEGA; from the exons ATGCCACATCTTTCCTCTGGGATGCTGCTACTGGGCtcgttgtggtgtgttgtgttcctATGGCCCTGTGACTCTGAGGCTACTACTAGAGACTACTATGAGGTGCTGGGTGTTCCACAGTCTGCCACTGACAGGCAGGTCAAGAAGACCTTCCATAAACTGGCCATGACATACCATCCAGACAGGAACAAAAGTCCCAATGCAGAGAAGATTTTCAGGGAGATAGCTGAAG CATACGAGGTGCTCTCAAACGAGGAGAAACGGATGCGGTATGACCAGATGGGTCATGAGGCCTTCCAGActgagggggaggatgggggtaAAGAGGACTGGGCTGGGGATGGAGGGGGCCAGGGCTCCTTCTACTTTAACCTGGAGGAGCTGTTCCAGGGCCTGAATATGGACGAGGACCCCTTTCTGGAGGATGTGGGGGACTCCTGGAGCTTCCAGTTGGGGGGAGAGGATGAGTATCAGGCCTTCCTGGGTAGCAGCTTATTTGACCTCTCGGGGGATCCCTCTAGCCAGATGGGGCTGGGGGACCATGAGGAGGGGTTTGGGGAGCAAGAGGGACAGCAGTTCTGCTGGAAGAAAACACATACAGACAGCAGTGTTGAGGAAGTGTGTGAGGGGGCATGA
- the LOC139413579 gene encoding zinc finger CCCH domain-containing protein 10-like yields the protein MPDRDSAYLSGGCSSGGLGTSVGEEGVPASGLGGGTREGRGGSVGGGGSGSGSGGMGGVGALGNGNNCGGGGAGGPGSGPAPDGVCRDFLRNVCKRGKRCRFKHPDFNEVPDLGVQKNEFVFCHDHQNKECVRSNCRFVHGSKEDEDYYKKSGELPLRLRGKVAAGLGLSPMDLPHSRGEVPICRDFLKGECQRGNKCKFRHVKKDYEFEQARVGAGVVMGPGASGMVNTGGGVGGVGVGACGGMAGLVGGGGGGNMMGMGCPSLGGCRDPGISGVGGVGVGGMGGCLSMASGQRRFDRGPCSVYDSLFESGLYETGPLESPLDHTMLQLKRRRLEGLRLDGNGGGHYELGMQAALPPRPLEYRFLEEENALLRRRVEELKKQVSNLMATNEVLLEQNAQFRSQTKVSVMTLSSTPAPSEQTLAPPVGAVSSYNHSIAQTHTTLSSAGLQPRTVTLTQQDLVAPTGAPTVPPSNTAPPSAPPPHLNPEITPLSAALAQTIVQGMVPPVSMAPVTVSVAPVAVSMAQPLPCITISHATTPMVSYPIASQSMRITTIPH from the exons ATGCCTGACCGGGACAGCGCCTACCTCTCAGGCGGTTGCAGCAGTGGTGGGTTGGGTACTAGTGTGGGCGAGGAAGGTGTGCCGGCGTCTGGTTTAGGAGGGGGCACAAGAGAGGGCCGAGGGGGATCAGTGGGAGGTGGAGGCAGTGGCTCTGGTTCTGGGGGCATGGGTGGAGTAGGGGCCCTGGGAAATGGGAACAACTGTGGGGGAGGTGGAGCAGGGGGCCCGGGGTCAGGACCGGCCCCGGATGGGGTTTGCAGGGACTTTCTGAGGAACGTGTGTAAGAGGGGTAAACGCTGCCGCTTCAAACACCCAGACTTCAATGAGGTGCCGGACCTCGGGGTGCAGAAGAATGAGTTTGTCTTCTGCCACGACCACCAGAACAAGGAGTGCGTCCGCTCCAACTGCCGCTTCGTCCACGGCTCCAAGGAGGATGAGGACTACTATAAGAAGTCAGGGGAGTTGCCCCTCAGGCTGAGGGGGAAAGTGGCTGCAGGACTGGGCCTGTCCCCGATGGACCTCCCACACAGCCGAGGGGAGGTCCCCATCTGCAGGGACTTCCTAAAGGGAGAATGCCAGCGGGGCAACAAGTGCAAGTTCCGCCACGTCAAGAAGGACTATGAGTTTGAGCAAGCCAGGGTGGGTGCCGGGGTCGTGATGGGCCCGGGGGCCAGTGGGATGGTGAACACAGGCGGCGGGGTAGGAGGTGTTGGGGTGGGTGCTTGTGGGGGCATGGCCGGACTGgttgggggtggaggtgggggtaaCATGATGGGGATGGGATGTCCCAGCCTGGGAGGCTGCAGAGATCCAGGTATATCAGGGGTGgggggagtaggggtaggtgggaTGGGGGGTTGCCTCTCCATGGCCTCAGGACAGCGTCGTTTTGACAGGGGACCTTGCTCGGTGTACGACTCCCTGTTTGAGAGTGGTCTGTATGAGACAGGGCCCCTGGAGTCCCCTTTGGACCACACAATGCTGCAGCTGAAGAGACGTAGGCTGGAGGGGCTCCGGCTGGACGGGAACGGAGGGGGGCACTATGAGCTGGGGATGCAGGCGGCCCTCCCGCCTCGGCCCCTGGAGTACAGATTTCTGGAGGAGGAGAATGCCCTgctgaggaggagagtggaggaattGAAGAAACAG GTGTCTAACCTCATGGCCACTAACGAGGTACTTCTGGAACAGAATGCCCAGTTCCGGAGCCAGACCAAGGTGTCGGTGATGACCCTGTCCTCCACCCCAGCCCCCTCTGAGCAGACCTTGGCTCCCCCTGTGGGTGCGGTCAGCTCCTACAACCACAGCATCGCCCAGACCCATACCACCCTGAGCAGCGCCGGGCTGCAGCCTCGTACAGTCACCCTCACCCAACAGGACCTAGTGGCCCCCACTGGTGCCCCTACAGTACCCCCATCCAACACCGCCCCACCCAGTGCTCCCCCGCCCCACCTCAACCCCGAGATCACCCCGCTCTCGGCCGCCCTGGCTCAGACCATCGTCCAGGGCATggtgcctcctgtttccatgGCACCTGTGACTGTTTCTGTGGCACCGGTGGCTGTATCCATGGCGCAGCCTCTACCTTGCATCACTATAAGCCACGCCACTACCCCAATGGTGTCCTATCCTATTGCCAGCCAGAGTATGAGGATCACCACCATACCTCACTGA